Below is a window of Polyangiaceae bacterium DNA.
GCCCGTTCCGCGCCCGCGGGCGACCACTCTGTCTTCGGCACTCGCCCGCGTGCGTTCACGCCTTGCCGTCTGTTACGATGACCTACGGCGCTCGCGGGTCAACGCGTGCCCCGTTATACAGCTTTGTGGCTTCGCTGTTGGGCAGCGCCGCTCGTTCCGCCGGTCGAAGTTGTAGGTCTCCGCCGCTTCGCACAGCGCCCTGACGAGCCCCAGCCGTCGTCGCGCTCGCGGCGATGGCTGCTGCACCGCGCAAGACCACGGCGCCTTGCCCGCGGTTGAAGCTGACGGTCTCTGACGCTTCGCACAGCGCCGTGCCAAGCCCCCGCCGAGCTCGCGCTCGAGGCGGAGCTGACTGTTGAAGTTCGCTGCGCTGCGGCCAAGACCACGGCGCCATGACGACTGTACCGTTCGGACAAGCAGAGCCGAGCCCACGCGCCTCGCCACTGCTCCGAGAATCACCGTCGTGCCAAGACCTGTATAACTGGTCGTTGCACCCGCCGAACGCCGTTGTGGCCTTGCCCAAGCGTCCGTTCCGATGCCCGCGGGCGCCCTCACTGTCTGCGGCACTGCGCCCGCGCTGCTGCGCCTCGCGGTCTGGTAGGATGACCCGCGGCGTTCGCGGGTGAACGCCCTACTCGTTATGCAGACAACACGCCGTCGAGAAGAAGCGATGCCCAGTTCCTCGCTACCGCTCCTCTTCTTGCTCGTCGGCTTGGTCTCTTGTTCTGGTTCCACGAAGTCGAGTGATTCCAACGGCACCGACACCGAAAAGCTCTGCTTTTTGATGTGCAAGAAACTCGCCACGGGCGGGTGCCCGGAGGCCAAATCGGGAAGTTACAAGGACTGCGGGGAACCTTGCATCGAGCAGTGGCACAATTGCGATGCATGGCCTGAGCTGGTGGCTTGCCTCGATCAATTCGAATCCTATTCCTGCGCGGGCGAACCCGCCTGCGCGGCTCCGATGAAATCGGTACTCGCGTGCGCCGGGCCCCCGCCGGACGCTGGGCTGGTCGACTGCGTTCCCGGCCAACCCGTGCCCGCCTGCGTCTGCGATGGTGGCACAGGTCCCGTCAAGGTGTGCGGCCCTTCGGGAAAGACGGAGCCGTGCGCGTGCCCCTAGGCTCGCCACGAATCACTGCATAACTCACGTTGCACCCGCCGAACGCCGGCCCTGCCGACATCACCGTCCGTTCCGCTTCCGCGGGCGAACATTCTGATGCGGCACTCGCCCGCGTCTGTCGCGCCTTGCCGACTGACGACTTGACGCTCGGCGTTCGCGGGTGAACGTGTGTCTCGTTATGCGGCGGCAGAGCCATGCTCGACGGTCTTGATGACATCGACTGGGGTTGCCTCACTCACGCCTACGGACCGGCATCGGACGTACCTGGCCTCATTCGCGGGCTCTTGTCGGCTGACAAGCCTCAACGCGACTCAGCGCTTCGAGAACTCTTCTCGAGCATCTGGCATCAAGGCACGGTCTACGAGGCCGCGATTCACGCTCTCCCTTTCTTGATCGAGCTCCTCGGAGCTCCCGATGAGCAGACGCCCGATCGCGAGTCCGTCGCACTCCTGGTCGCGTCCATTGTTGGCGGGCGCGGCTACTTTGAGGTTCATCACACGCGGGAGCTGATCAACCCCTTCACTCGCGAGCCCATGCCACCACCACCGGACCTGGACGAGCGACTCGCGGCGGAGCGCGTCATCGTTGCCGAGGTTCGGCGGCGTGGCGAACGCGCCATTCCTCTTCTTGTCCCCTACTTGAAGCACGAGGAACCCGACATCCGCCGCTCCGTGGCTGAGGCCATTTCGTGCTACCCAAGGTTGTCAGCGACAACCGTGCCCGCCCTGCATGACGCGCTCGCCACCGAGACGGATGACGAAACGCGGACTGCGCTGAACGCTGCGTTGACCGCAGTCGCGTCGGGCCCCGCATAACTTGACGCTGCAGCAGCCGAGCGCCGGTCAGGCGAGTTTCAGCGTCCGTCCCACGGCGGCGGGCGACCACTCTGTCTTCGGCACTCGCCCGCCTCTGCGGCGCCCCGCGCTCTGCTACGATGTTCTCCAGCGCTCGCTGCTGAGCGCAAATTCGTTATACAGCTTTGTGGCTTCGCTGTTGGGCAGCGCCGCTCGTTCCGCCGGTCGAAGTTGTAGGTCTCCGCCGCTTCGCACAGCGCCCTGACGAGCCCCAGCCGTCGTCGCGCTCGCGGCGATGGCTGCTGCACCGCGCAAGACCACGGCGCCTTGCCCGCGGTTGAAGCTGACGGTCTCTGACGCTTCGCACAGCGCCGTGCCAAGCCCCCGCCGAGCTCGCGCTCGAGGCGGAGCTGACTGTTGAAGTTCGCGGCGCTGCGGCCAAGACCACGGCGCCATGACGACTGTACCGTTCGGACAAGCAGAGCCGAGCCCACGCGCCTCGCCACTGCTCCGAGAATCACCGTCGTGCCAAGACCTGTATAACTGGTCGTTGCACCCGCCGAACGCCGTTGTGGCCTTGCCCAAGCGTCCGTTCCGATGCCCGCGGGCGCCCTCACTGTCTGCGGCACTGCGCCCGCGCTGCTGCGCCTCGCGGTCTGGTAGGATGACCCCCGGCGTTCGCGGGTGAACGCCCTACTCGTTATACAGCTTTGTGGCTTCGCTGTTGGGCAGCGCCGCTCGTTCCGCCGGTCGAAGTTGTAGGTCTCCGCCGCTTCGCACAGCGCCCTGACGAGCCCCAGCCGTCGTCGCGCTCGCGGCGATGGCTGCTGCACCGCGCAAGACCACGGCGCCTTGCCCGCGGTTGAAGCTGACGGTCTCTGACGCTTCGCACAGCGCCGTGCCAAGCCCCCGCCGAGCTCGCGCTCGAGGCGGAGCTGACTGTTGAAGTTCGCGGCGCTGCGGCCAAGACCACGGCGCCATGACGACTGTACCGTTCGGACAAGCAGAGCCGAGCCCACGCGCCTCGCCACTGCTCCGAGAATCACCGTCGTGCCAAGACCTGTATAACTGGTCGTTGCACCCGCCGAACGCCGTTGTGGCCTTGCCCAAGCGTCCGTTCCGATGCCCGCGGGCGCCCTCACTGTCTGCGGCACTGCGCCCGCGCTGCTGCGCCTCGCGGTCTGGTAGGATGACCCCCGGCGTTCGCGGGTGAACGCCCTACTCGTTAGGCGGACCGCAGCACTGCCGTTTCGATTGATCGGCGCGGCGCTACTCGTCGGGCGGCGGCGAGAACGGCACCGGCGCCGGCAACGCTTCGCAGTACGCCACCGCGTCCTCGAGCAACCGTCCGAACACCACATGGATTTCTGCGTTGTTCGTCCCTTTGCCGTGGTCCATCACCGCTTGCACGTCCAGGGCGATTCGCTTCCGCGCATCATCGCCGAATACGCGCGCATCCGGGAGCGTCGCTCCGAGAAACCTTGCTAGGTTCTCGTAGTAGTCGCCGCGGTACCAGTTGACGCTCCCGTTCCGACGCTCCTCGCTGGCAAGTCGCGCCACAGCTCGGATCACCTCGCCCTGGACCGTCTCACTCGGGCCCTCATCTGGCACGAGATCGAAGTGTAGCCGGGCGAAGCGACGCATTCGGTCGTCGAAGTCCGTCGCCCCGGTGTCATGGTACTTCAGCAACGCGACATGGTGAGCAACATCCGCCTCCATGTCGGCGCGGCTCTGCGAACCCGACATCCACAAAACAGTACCATGTCGAGTTCCCTGTTGAGCCGCCTAACTCGCGTTCGACCCGCCGAGCGCCGGTATTGGCGAGTTTCACCGTTCGTTCCGCGCCCGCGGGCGAACACTCTGTCTTCGGCACTCGCCCGCGTGGGTTCACGCCCCGCGCTCTGTTACGATGAGCCACGGCGCTCGCGGGTCAACGCGTGCCCCGTTATTCGGCCGACCACTACTCCCAGCCGATCATCCCAACCACCCTGAAGTTCCCGACTTCCACAGTGCCGGT
It encodes the following:
- a CDS encoding HEAT repeat domain-containing protein gives rise to the protein MLDGLDDIDWGCLTHAYGPASDVPGLIRGLLSADKPQRDSALRELFSSIWHQGTVYEAAIHALPFLIELLGAPDEQTPDRESVALLVASIVGGRGYFEVHHTRELINPFTREPMPPPPDLDERLAAERVIVAEVRRRGERAIPLLVPYLKHEEPDIRRSVAEAISCYPRLSATTVPALHDALATETDDETRTALNAALTAVASGPA